A single window of Serinus canaria isolate serCan28SL12 chromosome 14, serCan2020, whole genome shotgun sequence DNA harbors:
- the MAP2K3 gene encoding dual specificity mitogen-activated protein kinase kinase 3 isoform X3 — protein MDKKQDSKGSLEPHKPVKGKKKRDLRITCVPIKPPVANTTPPRNLDSRAFITIGDKNFEVEADDLVSISELGRGAYGVVEKVRHAQSGTIMAVKRIRATVNTQEQKRLLMDLDISMRTVDCFYTVTFYGALFREGDVWICMELMDTSLDKFYKKVLEKKKTIPEDILGKMAVSIVRALEHLHSKLSVIHRDVKPSNVLINKEGHVKMCDFGISGYLVDSVAKTMDAGCKPYMAPERINPELNQKGYNVKSDVWSLGITMIELAILRFPYESWGTPFQQLKQVVEEPSPQLPPERFSKEFVDFTAQCLRKNPAERMNYLELMEHPFFTLHDTKETDMASFVTEILGEDS, from the exons ATGGACAAGAAGCAAG attcCAAAGGATCCTTGGAGCCACACAAACCAG TGAAAGGCAAGAAGAAACGGGATCTGAGGATAACATGTGTCCCCATCAAACCACCCGTGGCCAACACCAC GCCCCCGAGGAACTTGGACTCCAGGGCCTTCATTACCATTGGAGATAAA AACTTCGAGGTGGAAGCTGATGACCTGGTGAGCATTTCAGAGCTGGGCCGTGGGGCCTACGGCGTGGTGGAGAAGGTGCGGCACGCGCAGAGCGGCACCATCATGGCAGTGAAG AGGATTCGAGCCACTGTGAACACTCAGGAGCAGAAGAGGTTGCTGATGGACCTGGACATCTCCATGAGGACAGTTGACTGCTTCTACACAGTCACCTTCTATGGAGCCCTCTTCCGTGAG GGTGACGTGTGGATCTGCATGGAACTCATGGACACTTCCCTGGATAAATTCTACAAGAAAGTactggagaagaagaaaaccatCCCTGAAGACATTTTGGGGAAAATGGCTGTGTCT ATTGTACGAGCTCTGGAGCACCTGCACAGTAAACTGTCTGTAATCCACAGAG ACGTGAAACCTTCCAACGTGCTGATCAACAAGGAGGGGCATGTGAAGATGTGTGACTTTGGGATCAGTGGTTACTTGGTGGACTCTGTTGCCAAGACCATGGATGCTGGCTGCAAACCCTACATGGCT CCAGAAAGAATAAACCCTGAGCTGAACCAGAAGGGCTACAACGTCAAGTCAGATGTCTGGAGCCTTGGGATCACAATG ATTGAGCTGGCCATTCTCCGCTTCCCGTACGAGTCCTGGGGGACGCCCTTCCAGCAGCTCAAGCAGGTGGTGGAGGAGCCCTCGCCCCAGCTGCCCCCTGAACGCTTCTCCAAGGAGTTCGTGGACTTCACAGCACAGTG cttaAGGAAGAACCCAGCTGAGCGAATGAACTATTTAGAACTTATG GAACACCCTTTCTTCACCTTGCACGACACCAAAGAGACTGACATGGCCTCCTTTGTGACAGAGATCCTCGGGGAAGACTCCTaa
- the MAP2K3 gene encoding dual specificity mitogen-activated protein kinase kinase 3 isoform X1 produces the protein MEGRDSKGSLEPHKPVKGKKKRDLRITCVPIKPPVANTTPPRNLDSRAFITIGDKNFEVEADDLVSISELGRGAYGVVEKVRHAQSGTIMAVKRIRATVNTQEQKRLLMDLDISMRTVDCFYTVTFYGALFREGDVWICMELMDTSLDKFYKKVLEKKKTIPEDILGKMAVSIVRALEHLHSKLSVIHRDVKPSNVLINKEGHVKMCDFGISGYLVDSVAKTMDAGCKPYMAPERINPELNQKGYNVKSDVWSLGITMIELAILRFPYESWGTPFQQLKQVVEEPSPQLPPERFSKEFVDFTAQCLRKNPAERMNYLELMEHPFFTLHDTKETDMASFVTEILGEDS, from the exons attcCAAAGGATCCTTGGAGCCACACAAACCAG TGAAAGGCAAGAAGAAACGGGATCTGAGGATAACATGTGTCCCCATCAAACCACCCGTGGCCAACACCAC GCCCCCGAGGAACTTGGACTCCAGGGCCTTCATTACCATTGGAGATAAA AACTTCGAGGTGGAAGCTGATGACCTGGTGAGCATTTCAGAGCTGGGCCGTGGGGCCTACGGCGTGGTGGAGAAGGTGCGGCACGCGCAGAGCGGCACCATCATGGCAGTGAAG AGGATTCGAGCCACTGTGAACACTCAGGAGCAGAAGAGGTTGCTGATGGACCTGGACATCTCCATGAGGACAGTTGACTGCTTCTACACAGTCACCTTCTATGGAGCCCTCTTCCGTGAG GGTGACGTGTGGATCTGCATGGAACTCATGGACACTTCCCTGGATAAATTCTACAAGAAAGTactggagaagaagaaaaccatCCCTGAAGACATTTTGGGGAAAATGGCTGTGTCT ATTGTACGAGCTCTGGAGCACCTGCACAGTAAACTGTCTGTAATCCACAGAG ACGTGAAACCTTCCAACGTGCTGATCAACAAGGAGGGGCATGTGAAGATGTGTGACTTTGGGATCAGTGGTTACTTGGTGGACTCTGTTGCCAAGACCATGGATGCTGGCTGCAAACCCTACATGGCT CCAGAAAGAATAAACCCTGAGCTGAACCAGAAGGGCTACAACGTCAAGTCAGATGTCTGGAGCCTTGGGATCACAATG ATTGAGCTGGCCATTCTCCGCTTCCCGTACGAGTCCTGGGGGACGCCCTTCCAGCAGCTCAAGCAGGTGGTGGAGGAGCCCTCGCCCCAGCTGCCCCCTGAACGCTTCTCCAAGGAGTTCGTGGACTTCACAGCACAGTG cttaAGGAAGAACCCAGCTGAGCGAATGAACTATTTAGAACTTATG GAACACCCTTTCTTCACCTTGCACGACACCAAAGAGACTGACATGGCCTCCTTTGTGACAGAGATCCTCGGGGAAGACTCCTaa